The Nitrosococcus watsonii C-113 genome includes the window ACTCCCCGGAGAATTTTATTGGTTTCCAAGGATCGCGGCAGTCTCTCCGGAAGACACATACAAAAAGAACCCAGGAATTTTTACGGACTATTCTCTAAACTAAATCGTAAGTAGTCAGCGAGAGCAACAGGATCACCCCTTAGAGTTAAACCCTTTATGGAGGTACAAGCATGAAACGGGAGCTTTCAGGCCAACAGCGCCGAGAACTTAAGCAAAAGCTGCAACAGCAATTTAATGAACTCTCGGAAAAGATACGCCAGGAACTCCGGGAGAGCGATAATCAATCCTATATCGAACTCGCGGGCAAGGTCCATGATCAAGAAGAAGCCTCCTTGGCCGATCTGCTAGTAGATATCAATCTTGCCATCGTGGACCTTCATATTGAGGAAATTCGGGAGATTGAACAGGCGCTGATGCGCTTTCCCAAGGGTAGTTATGGCATCTGTACCGATTGCGGCGTCGACATAGACTACCAGCGTCTACAAATTAATCCGGCAGTAAAACGCTGTTTTGATTGCCAAGCTAGATATGAACGCACCTATCAGGAAAAGGCCCATCCTACTCTATAAACGAAAACAGGCTCACCAATTCCAGGAACTAAGGGGCACCATGGGCACAGACAATAAGACCGCTGTTACCGCCGTTAGTTGTTAATGATCCTTTTATGGACCATTTTGCCGGTTTTGACTGGTTGCTGCGATTGGTGTTGGGGAGAGATAAGAAAATACGACTGTTTGGACCTCCTGGCTTGATTGACCGGCTAGAACACAAACTAACGGCCTATAGCCTGATGACACGCCCATCAAGATTTGGAAACAGGAAAACGGAAAAATTTTGAGAATTACCCCTGGGCTTCTTGTTAAGGCGACAGGTCGTGCGTGCCGCCCCAGGGCAAAAAATCAGTTACATCGTCAATATACGCTACTCAGATAGCAACTGCCAGAAGACGATAGAGTTGATTCAGGGCTCTCACCTCTTGTTCATCGAAACCACCTTTCTTCATGAGGATGTAAAAATAGCCGCGGAAAAATGCCATCTTACGGCCCGGCAGGCTGACTGGATTGCCCGGGAAGCCGGAGTCAAAAAGCTAGTGCCTATCCACTTTTCACCACGTTACTCAGATCGGCGACAGGCATTAATAACAGAGGCCCAAGAAGCTTTTAAAGGCTAACCAGTACCCTCGGGAGTAGCCAAACAAGCAGAAAGCCCTAAAGCTGACTCACTAGTAAAAACTTCAACGCCTACCTAGCAGGCTAGGAAGAGCATCATGGCCAAAACCCCTCTAGGAGAATTAGAACGCTTCTCGGAAGCCGATCGCCAACAAATTGAAGCGATCCAGGCAATACTTTCGTGAAAAGCCTATTTTGAGGTCGTTTTCGGGAGGCATTGCTCTTTCTCTTCCCGGCGGTAAGCGCAGAGAAATCCACCCGCTGCGATCAACTCCCTGCGGAATTAGATGCTTACCTGATAAACAAGCACCTCGGCTATCGCCATCGATCAACGACAAGAAATCCCAGCGTGGGTAATCAAGCGTCTCTTCAATAGGGGAATCATGGGGATGATCGTCCCTAGAGAATACGGTGGGGGCTTTGGAATTACCAGCTACAACCGGGTGCTATTCCGGATGGTCTCCGCCCACCAATCCATTGGTTGCGGCGCCATCATTCTATTTGGCACTGAAGCGCAAAAAAACGTTTTCTTCCCGCTATGACGCAGGATTATCTCAGCGCCTTTTGCCTCTCTGAACCCAACATGGACTCGGACGCTGGCGGTCAGGAAACCCGTTGCGAGGTCTCTGAAGACGCTCATTTATATTCTCAATGGGGAAAAAGGAAAGCTGGAAAACCACACCCAACAGCTCTTTAAGCGAGAAAGAATAGTGCCTTTTCTCTCCTAAGGTAAAACACTACAGCATCTGCAATTAATAGGTAGGTAAGGGAAAGTCCTGATATTTTCTTCCTACAACGTGGCTACAATCTGTTTAGTGTGGTCTCTTTTTTCTGGTAACGGCCAATCATCCTTAGATCAGGTT containing:
- a CDS encoding TraR/DksA family transcriptional regulator, which encodes MKRELSGQQRRELKQKLQQQFNELSEKIRQELRESDNQSYIELAGKVHDQEEASLADLLVDINLAIVDLHIEEIREIEQALMRFPKGSYGICTDCGVDIDYQRLQINPAVKRCFDCQARYERTYQEKAHPTL
- a CDS encoding MBL fold metallo-hydrolase — translated: MRAAPGQKISYIVNIRYSDSNCQKTIELIQGSHLLFIETTFLHEDVKIAAEKCHLTARQADWIAREAGVKKLVPIHFSPRYSDRRQALITEAQEAFKG
- a CDS encoding acyl-CoA dehydrogenase family protein, encoding MDQRQEIPAWVIKRLFNRGIMGMIVPREYGGGFGITSYNRVLFRMVSAHQSIGCGAIILFGTEAQKNVFFPL